Proteins from one Scleropages formosus chromosome 14, fSclFor1.1, whole genome shotgun sequence genomic window:
- the upp2 gene encoding uridine phosphorylase 2 isoform X1: MSHRDEAVHVKNPHLDSLEEDILYHFNLGTRTHNLPEMFGDIKFVCVGGSANRMKAFAQLIHRELVLPGDVNDIQDICAGTDRYSMYKVGPVLSMSHGMGIPSISIMLHELIKLLYHARCRDVMLFRIGTSGGIGLAPGTVVITDKAVDSSFRPRFEQVVLGNVIVRSTELDKDLAQELLSCSAEIPDLAAIIGDTMCTYDFYEGQGRLDGALCSFSQEEKLDYLRKAYRAGVRNIEMESTVFAAMCHVCGLKAAVICVTLLNRFEGDQISTPHDVLQEYQQRPQCLVAHFIKKRLGIAK, from the exons ATGTCCCACAGGGACGAGGCGGTCCACGTGAAAAACCCCCACCTGGACTCCCTCGAAGAGGACATCCTGTACCACTTCAACCTGGGAACGAGGACCCACAACCTCCCGGAGATGTTTGGGGACATTAAG tttgtgtgtgtgggagggagtGCCAACCGCATGAAAGCCTTCGCTCAGCTCATCCACCGCGAGCTGGTGCTGCCCGGCGACGTCAACGACATCCAGGACATCTGCGCCGGGACGGACCGCTACTCCATGTACAAAGTGGGGCCGGTGCTCTCCATGAGC CACGGCATGGGCATCCCTTCCATTTCCATCATGCTCCACGAGCTCATCAAGCTGCTTTACCACGCCCGCTGTCGCGATGTCATGCTCTTCCGCATCGGCACCTCCGGCGGCATCG GCCTGGCCCCGGGGACCGTGGTGATCACGGACAAGGCGGTGGACTCCTCCTTCCGACCGCGCTTCGAGCAGGTGGTCCTGGGCAACGTGATCGTCCGCAGCACGGAGCTGGACAAGGACCTGGCGCAGGAACTGCTCTCCTGCTCCGCCGAGATCCCGGACCTCGCAGCCATCATCGGAGACACCATGTGCACCTACGATTTCTACGAAG GTCAGGGGCGGCTGGACGGGGCGCTCTGCTCCTTCTCGCAGGAGGAAAAGCTGGACTACCTGCGTAAGGCCTACAGGGCCGGGGTGAGGAACATCGAGATGGAGTCCACCGTCTTCGCCGCCATGTGCCACGTCTGCGGACTTAAAG CGGCCGTCATCTGCGTGACCCTGCTGAACCGCTTCGAGGGCGACCAGATCTCCACGCCCCACGACGTCCTGCAGGAGTACCAGCAGCGGCCTCAGTGCCTCGTGGCCCATTTCATCAAGAAGCGGCTGGGGATTGCAAAGTGA
- the upp2 gene encoding uridine phosphorylase 2 isoform X2: MPPILFNTVGNDNSDYIKDEAVHVKNPHLDSLEEDILYHFNLGTRTHNLPEMFGDIKFVCVGGSANRMKAFAQLIHRELVLPGDVNDIQDICAGTDRYSMYKVGPVLSMSHGMGIPSISIMLHELIKLLYHARCRDVMLFRIGTSGGIGLAPGTVVITDKAVDSSFRPRFEQVVLGNVIVRSTELDKDLAQELLSCSAEIPDLAAIIGDTMCTYDFYEGQGRLDGALCSFSQEEKLDYLRKAYRAGVRNIEMESTVFAAMCHVCGLKAAVICVTLLNRFEGDQISTPHDVLQEYQQRPQCLVAHFIKKRLGIAK; this comes from the exons ATGCCGCCCATCTTATTCAACACCGTGGGGAATGACAACAGCGATTATATCAA GGACGAGGCGGTCCACGTGAAAAACCCCCACCTGGACTCCCTCGAAGAGGACATCCTGTACCACTTCAACCTGGGAACGAGGACCCACAACCTCCCGGAGATGTTTGGGGACATTAAG tttgtgtgtgtgggagggagtGCCAACCGCATGAAAGCCTTCGCTCAGCTCATCCACCGCGAGCTGGTGCTGCCCGGCGACGTCAACGACATCCAGGACATCTGCGCCGGGACGGACCGCTACTCCATGTACAAAGTGGGGCCGGTGCTCTCCATGAGC CACGGCATGGGCATCCCTTCCATTTCCATCATGCTCCACGAGCTCATCAAGCTGCTTTACCACGCCCGCTGTCGCGATGTCATGCTCTTCCGCATCGGCACCTCCGGCGGCATCG GCCTGGCCCCGGGGACCGTGGTGATCACGGACAAGGCGGTGGACTCCTCCTTCCGACCGCGCTTCGAGCAGGTGGTCCTGGGCAACGTGATCGTCCGCAGCACGGAGCTGGACAAGGACCTGGCGCAGGAACTGCTCTCCTGCTCCGCCGAGATCCCGGACCTCGCAGCCATCATCGGAGACACCATGTGCACCTACGATTTCTACGAAG GTCAGGGGCGGCTGGACGGGGCGCTCTGCTCCTTCTCGCAGGAGGAAAAGCTGGACTACCTGCGTAAGGCCTACAGGGCCGGGGTGAGGAACATCGAGATGGAGTCCACCGTCTTCGCCGCCATGTGCCACGTCTGCGGACTTAAAG CGGCCGTCATCTGCGTGACCCTGCTGAACCGCTTCGAGGGCGACCAGATCTCCACGCCCCACGACGTCCTGCAGGAGTACCAGCAGCGGCCTCAGTGCCTCGTGGCCCATTTCATCAAGAAGCGGCTGGGGATTGCAAAGTGA
- the LOC108928916 gene encoding uncharacterized protein C7orf57-like isoform X1, with the protein MSTSKPTRGRRQSSPRSAGGCWRTSSDMSSDTDHRRKKHGIKTYHLGEASGNGSWAPASQIPGLSPSAGSVPQEKARGRRVGILETDSDYVKLAKQGGQKGLLWHEDTSMETKTGSQYKAPDWFSADSDSQEECRKHGSPDGVETKGEETKQSPGKGTFQPLSAPFGGDNKSAWERDRDGAISGPQNVFQANQALEKMSLSSGDVQQANKYKRISYEKKAAPVNMSKLLSFGYVEDEKKSPSEDDASSVTSDPIGSTAPEGDAALDASQ; encoded by the exons TTCCGCGGGCGGCTGTTGGAGGACATCTTCAGACATGAGTTCCGACACAGACCATCGCCGCAAGAAACACG GTATTAAAACGTACCACCTGGGTGAGGCCAGTGGCAATGGGTCGTGGGCCCCCGCCTCGCAGATCCCGGGCCTGTCCCCCTCAGCCGGCTCGGTCCCCCAGGAGAAGGCCCGCGGGCGACGCGTGGGCATTTTGGAGACCGACTCTGATTACGTGAAACTGGCGAAACAAGGAGGGCAAAAGG GTCTGCTGTGGCATGAGGACACGAGCATGGAGACCAAGACCGGTTCGCAGTATAAAGCCCCCGACTGGTTCTCCGCAGACTCCGACTCTCAGGAGGAATGCAG GAAACACGGTTCTCCCGATGGCGTGGAAACCAAGGGCGAGGAGACCAAGCAGAGTCCAGGGAAGGGGACCTTCCAGCCCCTCAGCGCTCCCTTCGGGGGCGATAACAAGTCCGCCTGGGAACGCGACCGAGACGGCGCCATCTCTGGGCCACAGAAT GTGTTCCAGGCGAATCAGGCCCTGGAGAAGATGTCTCTGAGCTCTGGAGATGTTCAACAGGCCAACAAGTACAAGAGGAT ATCCTACGAGAAGAAAGCAGCTCCCGTGAACATGTCCAAACTGCTCAGCTTCGGGTACGTCGAAGACGAGAAGAAGTCACCCAGCGAGGACGATGCATCCA GTGTCACCTCGGACCCGATCGGCTCCACGGCACCCGAGGGCGACGCGGCACTGGACGCCTCGCAGTGA
- the LOC108928916 gene encoding uncharacterized protein C7orf57-like isoform X3 — MSSDTDHRRKKHGIKTYHLGEASGNGSWAPASQIPGLSPSAGSVPQEKARGRRVGILETDSDYVKLAKQGGQKGLLWHEDTSMETKTGSQYKAPDWFSADSDSQEECRKHGSPDGVETKGEETKQSPGKGTFQPLSAPFGGDNKSAWERDRDGAISGPQNVFQANQALEKMSLSSGDVQQANKYKRISYEKKAAPVNMSKLLSFGYVEDEKKSPSEDDASSVTSDPIGSTAPEGDAALDASQ, encoded by the exons ATGAGTTCCGACACAGACCATCGCCGCAAGAAACACG GTATTAAAACGTACCACCTGGGTGAGGCCAGTGGCAATGGGTCGTGGGCCCCCGCCTCGCAGATCCCGGGCCTGTCCCCCTCAGCCGGCTCGGTCCCCCAGGAGAAGGCCCGCGGGCGACGCGTGGGCATTTTGGAGACCGACTCTGATTACGTGAAACTGGCGAAACAAGGAGGGCAAAAGG GTCTGCTGTGGCATGAGGACACGAGCATGGAGACCAAGACCGGTTCGCAGTATAAAGCCCCCGACTGGTTCTCCGCAGACTCCGACTCTCAGGAGGAATGCAG GAAACACGGTTCTCCCGATGGCGTGGAAACCAAGGGCGAGGAGACCAAGCAGAGTCCAGGGAAGGGGACCTTCCAGCCCCTCAGCGCTCCCTTCGGGGGCGATAACAAGTCCGCCTGGGAACGCGACCGAGACGGCGCCATCTCTGGGCCACAGAAT GTGTTCCAGGCGAATCAGGCCCTGGAGAAGATGTCTCTGAGCTCTGGAGATGTTCAACAGGCCAACAAGTACAAGAGGAT ATCCTACGAGAAGAAAGCAGCTCCCGTGAACATGTCCAAACTGCTCAGCTTCGGGTACGTCGAAGACGAGAAGAAGTCACCCAGCGAGGACGATGCATCCA GTGTCACCTCGGACCCGATCGGCTCCACGGCACCCGAGGGCGACGCGGCACTGGACGCCTCGCAGTGA
- the LOC108928916 gene encoding uncharacterized protein C7orf57-like isoform X2 — translation MNKASSKWTPCPNRVRIKTYHLGEASGNGSWAPASQIPGLSPSAGSVPQEKARGRRVGILETDSDYVKLAKQGGQKGLLWHEDTSMETKTGSQYKAPDWFSADSDSQEECRKHGSPDGVETKGEETKQSPGKGTFQPLSAPFGGDNKSAWERDRDGAISGPQNVFQANQALEKMSLSSGDVQQANKYKRISYEKKAAPVNMSKLLSFGYVEDEKKSPSEDDASSVTSDPIGSTAPEGDAALDASQ, via the exons ATGAACAAAGCAAGTTCCAAATGGACTCCGTGCCCCAACCgtgttc GTATTAAAACGTACCACCTGGGTGAGGCCAGTGGCAATGGGTCGTGGGCCCCCGCCTCGCAGATCCCGGGCCTGTCCCCCTCAGCCGGCTCGGTCCCCCAGGAGAAGGCCCGCGGGCGACGCGTGGGCATTTTGGAGACCGACTCTGATTACGTGAAACTGGCGAAACAAGGAGGGCAAAAGG GTCTGCTGTGGCATGAGGACACGAGCATGGAGACCAAGACCGGTTCGCAGTATAAAGCCCCCGACTGGTTCTCCGCAGACTCCGACTCTCAGGAGGAATGCAG GAAACACGGTTCTCCCGATGGCGTGGAAACCAAGGGCGAGGAGACCAAGCAGAGTCCAGGGAAGGGGACCTTCCAGCCCCTCAGCGCTCCCTTCGGGGGCGATAACAAGTCCGCCTGGGAACGCGACCGAGACGGCGCCATCTCTGGGCCACAGAAT GTGTTCCAGGCGAATCAGGCCCTGGAGAAGATGTCTCTGAGCTCTGGAGATGTTCAACAGGCCAACAAGTACAAGAGGAT ATCCTACGAGAAGAAAGCAGCTCCCGTGAACATGTCCAAACTGCTCAGCTTCGGGTACGTCGAAGACGAGAAGAAGTCACCCAGCGAGGACGATGCATCCA GTGTCACCTCGGACCCGATCGGCTCCACGGCACCCGAGGGCGACGCGGCACTGGACGCCTCGCAGTGA